The genomic DNA CATTCTAGGGGGCAGTGTCCCAGCGATCGATGCCCCATCCGATGCCCCATCCTATGGTTTTGCTATGTCGATTAAAAATTTGACCTCATTTGGTTTACTCATCTTTATCCCCATTTCGATCGCCGCTGAGAAGCTGGAATGGGGTGCCTTAGTCGTCTTCATCACGGCTGCTATTGCGATCGTGCCGCTGGCAATCTGGCTCAGTACGGCAACCGAAGAAGTGGCGGTGGTGTCTGGTCCCTCGATCGGCGGACTGCTAAATGCCGTCTTTGGCAACGCAACCGAGCTGATTATTGCCCTGGTTGCCCTGAAGGAAGGCTTGGTTGATATCGTGAAAGCCAGCATTACCGGGACGATTATCAGTAACCTGCTGCTGGTGATGGGACTCTCGATGCTGCTGGGCGGACTGCGTTACAAAGAACAGGAATTTAAGCCGATCGTGGCACGGGTGAACGGCTCCACAATGACCCTGGCAGTGACGGCGATCGTGCTTCCGGCAACGGTGATTTCCACCTCGCAGGGGGTTGCACCCCAGGCAATCAGTCAATTATCCGCAACGGTGGCGATCGTCCTGATTGCGGTCTATGCCCTGACCCTGCTGTTTTCCCTCAAAACCCACAGCTATCTGTACGAAGTGGGATTGGTGGAACTGGAAGCAGGCGAATCGGGAGAACATCAGGAAAAGCCCAACCTGGTGCTGTGGATTGGGGTACTGCTGGTCGCGACGATCGGGGTTGCCTTTGAGTCTGAGATTTTTGTGGGTGCGGTCGAAGAAGCCACTGCCGGACTGGGTCTGACTCCCCTCTTTACAGGTGTCATTTTGCTGCCGCTGGTGGGGGGTGCCGCTGAATACGTGACGGCTGTACGGGTAGCCATGAAAAACAATATGGATCTGTCCGTTTCCGTGGCGATGGGATCGAGCCTGCTGGTTGCCCTGCTGGTCGCGCCGCTTCTCGTCCTGGTGGGTCAAGCGATCGGACAGCCGATGGATCTGAACTTCAATTTGTTTGAAGTTGTTGCCGTCACGATCGCCGTTATTATTGCCAACCTGATCAGCCTCGACGGGCGATCGAACTGGCTGGAGGGTGTTCTCCTACTGGCAACCTACACCGTTCTGGGAGCCGCTTTCTACTTCCATCCGCCGATCGGGCTTGCGGTCAATTAAGGGTCAACCGCGATCGAGCTTCAGCTCATACACATTCCAGAGCGAGCCGCCTAGCGCCGAAAACTGAACGCCTTCAATGTCATTTCGCACCGCAGAGAGGGCAAGCGGGTTCACCAGATAAATCATTGGCACGTACTGCTGGGTGAGCTTCTGGATTTCGTTGTAGATTTCCTTGCGTCTCTCTTCGTTGAGTTCCTGGCTGCCCCTCACATAAAGCCGTCCGATTTCCGCTTCCCAGTCGGCGATGACCCGTCCTTCGATCGGTGTTTGTCCTTCGCTGGAATTCTGGTTAAACAGGTGAAGCTGTCCTTCTGGCGACCAGACATTTCGACCCCCATCCGGCTCGGTTCCGGCACCGCCCAAGCCCATAATCATCGTCTCCCAGTCCAGACTATCGGACATCTGACGAACCAGGGTATTAAAGGCGACGGGCTGAAAATCTACCTGAATGCCAATCCTTGCCAGGTTTTGCTTGATCTGGGAACCGCTGGCTTCCCGGATTTTGTTGCCTGCGTTTGTGCTCATGGTGAACCGTACCCGATTCCCGTCTGCATCCAGAAGCTGTCCCTGGGCATTGTACTTAAATCCAGCCTTTTGCAGCAGCGCCTTTGCCTGCTCAATGTTGTACTCGTAGGTGGGCAAGCCCTTTTCGGGCGGCAGGTAGAAAGGACTCTGAATGTTAATCGGTGAATTTTGCGGCACGCCCAACCCCTGATAGATGTTGTTGATCATCGTGGGGCGATCGATCGCGTGAGCCACTGCCTGTCGGAACTCCAGCGAGTTAAACCAGCGGGACTTAATCGGATCGACCAGGGGTTTGCCGTTGCGGGTGCCCTGATTCAGGTTAAACGCCATAAACAGCGAGGTGAGGGCAGGACCGCCGTTATAAATCGTGAAGTTCCCCCGGTCTTCCTCTCGCTTAATCAGGCGAAAATAGTCCGGCGTCACGCCTGCTACGTCTAAGCCACGCGATCGAAACTGGGTCAACTGGGCATCGGTGGATTCGACAATCTGGATCACGAACTGATCGATGTAGGGCTGCGGGTTGCCCTGGGCATCTTTACGCCAGTAGTTGGGATTGCGATCGAAGATAATCCGCTCACCCACGCGATAGCTGCTAATTTTGTAGGGACCGCTGCCCACCAGTTCCTTCGGATCGGTATCGGTGCCCCAGGTAGAGAGGAATTGGGGATTCCCATTGCCGTCCAGGGTGGTCACGGACTTTTCTAGAGCGTGCTTCGGCAGAATTGGAATACCGCCTGCAAACCGCAGAATCGGGGCAAAGGGTTCCGGGACGGTAAAACGAACGCGGCGATCGTCCACCTTTTCCACTGTGGGGAAGATACCCTGTTCCCCGACCCGCAGAATATCGGCTTCGCTGCTGGGAATTTTGGGATTAAACAGCAAATCGTTAAAGGTAAACAGCACATCGTCTACGGTCAGCGGCGCACCGTCCGACCACTTCAGACCTTCCCGCATCAGAAAGGTAATTTGCTTCTGGTCAGGCGAAATCTCCCAGGACTCTGCAAATCCCGGCTCCAGGTCTCCCGTCAGACCGTTGGAGGACAGCAGGCTATCGTAGGTCAGCCCAAAAATGCTGGTGACTTCCTGGCTCGTCACCGGGTTAAAGGTCTTTGGTTCGCTCAGCTCACTGATGACCAGTCGGGGGGTACTTGCCGCCTGAGATCGCATTCTCGCCGGATTACAGGACGATAAGCCGATCGCCGTTAGCATGACCGCCAGTCCAATCGCCGCTCCCCGCTGCCAGAAGCGAGAAATTCGAGCCGACCCGATCGTCCGGTGAACAGCTTGAATCCCCTTTCGCACAAGATTCCCGATGACCTTCCGCATAACATTGCCCCATTCTGTCTCTCGATCATAGAAGATCCGGCGAAACAGATAGGCAATTTTTCGCATCTTGGAATCTATTTAGGAGGATGGATTAAGAGGATGGAAACGCCCTGAAGAATTAAGCTCCCAGCCAGAACATCCCAGACTCGATCGGATACCCGACTGCCTTCCACGCAGGCAAACCGCCCTGAAGCTCAGCCACATTAAAATAGCCCGCATTTCTGAGAGCTGCTGCTGCTGCTGCCGCTTCCTCGTCCATGTCGCTGTAAACGTAAATGTCCCGCGTCAGTTCCAGGCTCATTAATGCCCGATCGACTAATTCCTCCAGCGGCATATTGATTGCGCCGAGCAAATGGCTAAGTTGAAACGCCGATCGATCACGAACATCAATGATCGTTAGAGCAGGTTTTCCCCAATCCAGACGCGCTTTCAAGTCATACACACGCGATTTTGCCCGTAGCGGAGGTGGGGTCGGAATAATCCCGAAGAATAAATTCATAGCCGGAGTGGGGTAAGGAGCGAGGTTTTCTGCACTGTAACAATTCTTCTTAATCTCTGCAAATTTTTGTGTAAAAAGCTTTACTAAAGGTACGGCTTATGATGAGAATCACAAATTTTATGAAGAGAGAAGACTTGCCCCTGCCGAAGACAGGTTCCTGCTGAAGACTTGTGCCTGCTAATGTACGCCTGTTGGTCTAGGCTGCGATCGCGTCTGGAATCACTCTGCTAAATCACTTTTATTCTTGCCACTTCCCCTCAGCCCACCATCCTGCCAATGACAGATCTGCGAACAGGGGCGGAAGCTCAAGGGGTGCGGCTGTCGAGGGATGCGGCTGAAAGCTATGAACGGCAGAAACGTTAAAGGGCAGGCAAAACGCCCACCCCACGAGAATCACGGCTAATGCAATGTCTGAGGAAAAAGGTTGAAGGAATAGGGTTGAAGAAAAATTTGAATAAAAACCAGATTGGGCTACAGCTTTAGCTGAATTCCGCTATCGGTTGTCATCTTTTCTGTCAGAACTGCCGTTCCGCTCAGCGATGTATCGGATGCAATAGCAGGTGCGATTGACGGGTTAGAGGGGTAGCGATTGCCGTCATACTGCAAGTGAGCATAGTGGGGAGTCACGCCGCCCCCTTCCACATAAATCATTAAATCCTTCCAGCCTGCGGTTTTCTCCTCAGCAACAACGACTGGCGGATTGACCAGCGTCATCCGAGAAACTAGCTCGTAGCTTTCGCGGGCAGGCTCCAGAATCAGCATCGTGCAGCCCCCCGACCCGCAGGTAAACGAACCTGTCAGGTAAACCAGCGCTTCTGAGGTGCCATCGTCGTTCAGGTCAACCCGGCTGTAGGTATAGCGAGTGGATGCTAGTAAGGATTTGTCGCCGCTGCGGTCTGCCAGAATATTGACGATCGCCTCTTCCAGGGCGGGATCGGCGGCACCAGCAGAACCGTACTGAATCTCACCCAGGCGAACCCCTTCGGGAACGGGCAGCGACGAATCGGGATTAACGGCAACTTCGTCCGGTTGGACGGCAGTCCCTTCGTCTGGCTTGCTGGGAGTCTCTACGATCGGCTTAGAGGGAACCTCCGGTGGCGTGATGGGCTTGCTGGGCGTCTCTGCGATCGGCTTGGGGATATCGGAGGAGGTAATTGGGCTGGGGGATGCTAGCGGGCTGGGGGAGGGCTGAACGGTCGGCTCGGTCGTCCGGGTGGTTGAAGAAACCGTCGTTTGGCGGGACTGGCAGGCAGTCAGGGATGTGGCGACAAGGACAGCGGCAATCAGCGGGGTGAAGCGGTTTGTCCGACGAGATGATCTGCCGGAGGCAGTTGCGCGAAGCGATCGAGGGACGGAAAGCGAAGCGGCAGAACGTAGCATAGCCGTTTTCTCAGCAGTGTTTTGGGTTGGTCATTTAGACTGAACGCGAGGAAAAAAGTTTCTGAAAGTCTATAGACCTCCTGCATGAATGGTGGAGAGTGTGCCAGTTGGGGCAAGAGGCTTGCAAAAACGGAGTGAGCATGGCAGAAGTAAGTTCAAGGAGGAATAGCCATGCCCTACCGAGAACTGGAACGCCTGAGTGCCGGAGAATTCAAGCGATTGTGCGGCGTAAGCCGTCAGACTTTCGACGAAATGGTCGAGGAGTTGCGTCCCCACCTGGAACGCCAGGGCAAGCGAGGCGGACAAAACAAGCTGAGTGTAGAAGACCAACTGCTGGTGGCATTGGAATATTGGCGGGAGTATCGCACCCAATTTCACATCGGCACGAGTTGGGGGATGCATGAAACGACAGTAGGGCGCATCATCAGGAAAGTCGAAGACATCCTCGTCAAATGCGGCAAGTTTCGCTTACCGAGCCAGCGGCAGTTGTACCAACCGGGCTGGGAATGGAAGGTGCTGCTGGTGGATGTGGGCGAGGTCGAAATCGAACGCCCGAAAAAAAACAGAAACGCTACTACAGTGGCAAGCAAAAATGCCATACGCTGAAGGCGCAACTGCTGGTGGATTTTGACACGGGGCAAGTGATTGCCACCGCCACTGACAAAGGCAAGACCCATGACTTCAAACTGCTCAAGCGCAGCCGTTTACCCTTTGTTTCATCGCAGTTATGTTTAGCCGACCGAGGGTATCAGGGGTTTGCCAAGCGTCACGCGGGGGCTTGTACGCCCACCAAGAAGCCGCGCAAGCAGCCATTAGCTCCAGACGAAAAGCAGCATAATCGGGCATTAGCCAAACTGCGGGTGCGAGTCGAGCATGTGATTCGTCGCTTCAAGGTGTTTCGCATCTTCTCAGGACGCTACCGCAATCGAAGGCGGCGATTTGGCTTGCGCTTGAACTTGATTGCGGGACTGCTCAACTACGAACTGGCACATCCCTCCTGATTCGTGCAGGAGGTCTTATGGTTCGGTGAGGTCTATGGTGTGGCAGGACAGAGAATTTGATCGCCCCCCAGCTGAATTTGGTCAGGTGCGATCGGACGATCCGCTGTGCAAATTGCCGATTGCAGCGAACTGGTTCTCAGGAATTGATTGGCGGGCAAAACGATCTCGGTGGGGGGTGCGTAAACGATGCCGCTAAAGCTCTTGAGTCCGGAGCGACTGGGAATTGCTGTGACGATCGATCGATCCGGCTGTACCTGGGCAAATTCATAGCGGTAACGGTCGTTTTGTCCCCCCGAAAGCTGAAGCTGATCGAACGAGGTTGCAAACTGCTGATTCTCCAGCCAGTAGACTTGCTGACTGCGGTTAATTGCCTCGACTGTGGTTTTCGCCTGCAACTCAAGGAGTATGTTCGTTTGCTTTTCCTGAGCTGCCATAAAAATGAAATAGCCAGACGCCAGAAAGCCGATCGCTACATAAAAGGGACTGGCAAGGCAAATGCCCACAATACAAAGAATCTTGGCGGTTTCGGAGGCAGATTTTGCCCCTTCGTAATCCTGTTGCTGATACAGCGGTTGCACGCGTTTGGCAAAGAGGAGAGCCGCGATGCCCAGCGGCAGAAATGCCAGTACCGTCGTTAGCAGGGCAAGGGCAAAATAGGGGCGAGGGCAGGTCTCGTTTGGGCTTTCCTGGGCGGAATCATGGGCAGGAAGCTTCGCACCATTGGCAGGGGAAGGGCTGATCTCAGCAGAATCGCTGACCGGAAAACCGCTGAACGGCGAGACATTCCCAGAGGGCGCAAGCAGAACGGTCTTTGTCCAGGTGACTGCGCTGGCATTTGTCTGTTTGGCGTAGATTTCCAAACGATCGATCTGGGGAATGGCGAGTCTGGTCAGTCCAGTCTGGAGGGATTTTGCGAGTAATGGCGGCGGAACCTCTGTGCCCTCCAGCAAAACTTTGAAGCAGCGATCGTGCCGGGCAATTTTGGCTGTTACCTGGTGTGTCTGGAGAAACTGATTCAGCAGACGGGTCAGTGCATCCAGATCTCCCTGCTTTGACAGTTCTATCAGGTTGGGTTGGGTTTTGGGCTGAGTTTTGGGCTGAATTTCTTTTGACTGCGCCATTGCCAGCCCTACAGGTCTTGGGAGGGTCGCTCAGTTGAGGTTCTGGGCGGTTCTGCGGGCGGTGCCGCTTCAGCCAGGTCGGTCACAAATTCTGCCCCAGGCAGATCAGCAACAAATTCTGCCTCAGGCAGATCAGCAACAAATTCTGCCTCAGACAGGTCAGCAACAAACTCCGAGCCAGGAGCGAAATTTTCCGTCAGAGGCGTTTGTCCCACAGGCTCCGCTTTTACCCGTTTAATCGGCAGATTCGCAATCAAAACGGTCGTCCGCTGATCGTTCTCCAGCGCAAACTCCGACTCGCCCGGCTCGATTTCCACATACCGCGAAACAACCTCCAGAATTTCCTCCCGCATTTTTTCTACCATTGCCGGAGACAAATCAATTCGATCATGCGCCAGAACCAACTGGAGCCGCTTGCGGGCGGTATCCCGGCTACTTTTGTCGGTAGTGCTGCGCGGAAAGATGCGATCGAGGATTTGCTGAAGCATGGGACAAATAGCGCGTAGCTTGGTGAGGATAATACAGGTGATGACGACAGTGGCGATCGAGTAAGCAGGAACTCTATTTCCAGGAATCTATTTCCGGGAAGGACGGAACATTCTCAGAATCCGGGACAGCAGATCTTCCTGGGGAACCGTCAGATCCAGGAAAGGAACTTCTTCTCCGTCCAGGCGGCGCACAATATTGGCGTAGGCAGCTGCCGCAAGCGAGGGGGTATCGGACAAAACCAGCGGTTCGCCCCGGTTGGTGGAAACAATGACCTTTTCGTCGTCAGGAACAACGCCAATCAGCGGAATTGCCAGAATTTCCTGAACATCTTTAACCGACATCATCATATCCTGCTCCACCATTGCAGGTCGGATGCGGTTGACGATCAGGTGCATCTTCTTAATGTCATTTGCTTCCAGCAGACCCACAACCCGATCGGCATCTCGTACCGCAGCCACTTCTGGCGTTGTCACGACAATGGCTTCCTTCGCAGCGGCGATCGCGTTCAAAAAGCCCATTTCGATTCCAGCAGGGCTATCAATAATGATGTAGTTAAAAACTTTTGCCAGGGCGCCCACCAGCTTTTTCATCTGCTCCGGCGTCACGGATTCCTTGGTGCGATTTTGTGCCGCAGGCAGTAACGCCAGGTTGGGCTGACGCTTATCCTTCACCAGTGCCTGATCCAGCCGACATTCTCCGGCAAGCACCTCGATCGCCGTAAACACGATGCGGTTTTCCAGTCCCAGCAGCAAATCCAGATTCCGCAGACCAAAATCGGCGTCGATAACGACAACCTTGTGTCCTCGCTGGGCGAGCGCCATGCCAAGATTGGCAGTGCAAGTGGTCTTGCCAACGCCTCCCTTACCCGATGTCATGACAATGATTCGACTCATAGGATCTGAACGTGCGTGAGACTGCTGATGTTTAGGCTTGTAATACGATGAACGGTTCGGCGATCGTTATTAAAAAATTACCCCAGTTAGGGAGTGATTTTGCAGGAATGATAGAGCGATCGCTGTTTTTCTAATCTGCTTTTTTCAGGCAACATTTTTTCGAGGCAATATTGCAGATCGTGCTTTCAATCTTTGCCCCTTTCTCGGAATCGCCGAAACCCGATGCACTCAGGGAAAGAAGCGAATTGAAAAATCACTGTGCAAATGGAAAAAACAGCGCAATCTTGCTGCAATACCTCATTCTAAGTTTTGTGCTGCGGAATCGAACAAAAAACTTAGAGTTTACGGTAAAGAGTTTTGCGATCGGGCTGCTGAGATACCAGAAGATTAGACCTCCTGCATGAATGGTGGAGAGTGTGCCAGTTGGGGCAAGAGGCTTGCAAAAACGGAGTGAGCATGGCAGAAGTAAGTTCAAGGAGGAATAGCCATGCCCTACCGAGAACTGGAACGCCTGAGTGCCGGAGAATTCAAGCGATTGTGCGGCGTAAGCCGTCAGACTTTCGACGAAATGGTCGAGGAGTTGCGTCCCCACCTGGAACGCCAGGGCAAGCGAGGCGGACAAAACAAGCTGAGTGTAGAAGACCAACTGCTGGTGGCATTGGAATATTGGCGGGAGTATCGCACCCAATTTCACATCGGCACGAGTTGGGGGATGCATGAAACGACAGTAGGGCGCATCATCAGGAAAGTCGAAGACATCCTCGTCAAATGCGGCAAGTTTCGCTTACCGAGCCAGCGGCAGTTGTACCAACCGGGCTGGGAATGGAAGGTGCTGCTGGTGGATGTGGGCGAGGTCGAAATCGAACGCCCGAAAAAAAACAGAAACGCTACTACAGTGGCAAGCAAAAATGCCATACGCTGAAGGCGCAACTGCTGGTGGATTTTGACACGGGGCAAGTGATTGCCACCGCCACTGACAAAGGCAAGACCCATGACTTCAAACTGCTCAAGCGCAGCCGTTTACCCTTTGTTTCATCGCAGTTATGTTTAGCCGACCGAGGGTATCAGGGGTTTGCCAAGCGTCACGCGGGGGCTTGTACGCCCACCAAGAAGCCGCGCAAGCAGCCATTAGCTCCAGACGAAAAGCAGCATAATCGGGCATTAGCCAAACTGCGGGTGCGAGTCGAGCATGTGATTCGTCGCTTCAAGGTGTTTCGCATCTTCTCAGGACGCTACCGCAATCGAAGGCGGCGATTTGGCTTGCGCTTGAACTTGATTGCGGGACTGCTCAACTACGAACTGGCACATCCCTCCTGATTCGTGCAGGAGGTCTATTGAAAAGTATCGTCTGTCTGGAAAATTTAACCCCGATCAGGAAAACAGCAAATCCTTTGAAAAATCTGTGCGGCGAACAATCCGAATGCTGCCGTTCATCACGTATGCGACCTCTGGCTGGTACTGGCTCGGCGGAGTTTCTGGGGCACGTGCCATCAGATCGCCAATCCGGATTTGAGTCGGTTCCATCCGAAGCGCCATGACTAAACAGCGCATGTTGCCAGAAGCCCCTGCCTGTACTACGCCCCGCAGCGTTCCCCAGACCAGCACATCTCCGTCGGCAATAATGCTGCTGCCCGGATTCACGTCGCCCAGCACAACCACCGTGCCCGGATGCCGGATTTCTACGCCCGAACGAACGGTCGTTTCCAGGTACAGCGGCTCTGCCAAAGCCTGCCCGCTTTCTTCCGAGGACTGGCTTAATCGGGCGATCGGCGTCTGTTGCTCCACCGAGATTCCGATCGTGGCGGCGGCAACGGCGGTCTGTCTACGGCTGGTATAAACCCGCTTTAGCTCCAGGTCAGACTCGCTGAGAACATCGGCGATCGCTTGCAGTTGACGCGCATCCAGGAGGCGATCGCGGGCGATCACATGAACCGGAGTTTTGGGTTGCCAGAATCGCTCTCCGGCGTTTAACCGTTGCTTTAACTGCTGCCAAACATCCGTCCAGGACGTTGCGGAACCGGGTATATCGAGTTCCGGCGGCAAAAGCAGCAAGAGTCGCCCATTCTCCCCTTTAAGGCGAACCTGGGGCACTTCCTTGGCATCCGGATTGGGAGCGGCATTTTGCAAATGGGGGATTTAGAGGGCGATGCAAGACATAAAATTTGACCTTCATACTTTGATGCAGCAACCTCAGTTTAGTTTTCTCAGGCGACGGTAGACCTCCGCAAGCGCCGATCGATCGCCCACATTGCCGGGGAACAGGACGACGGGGAGTTGGGGGAAGCGGGAATGATCGTCGGGGGTGCGGACGACGGAAACGCCGGGGAGGATTTGCCCCAACAGGCGAGCGGTGGTGAGTGCTAGTCCAGTGCTGAGGGTGTCGTTGGAGGTGATACCGCCTTTGCTAATCAGGAAGCCGATCGTCTCAGGCAGTCCCTTCTCGATGTCCATCAGCAGGGTAGAAACAGCAACGCCGAAGTCCAGGCGGGTTTGAATGTCGGGGAAGGTGAGTTCCTGGCGACTGGTATAAACGACGGGCGTTTTGCCTGCGGTGTGTGCTTCGTAGACGCGATCGAGGGTGCGCTGAAGCAGGTCGGCACGTTCGACGGCGGATTCTTCAAGCAGATGCACCACGTCTACTTCGATCGCCTCTGTGCCGGGCGCTTTCAGGAGGTCTTCGAGCTGTTCAGTGGTTTTCTTAACGTGGGAACCGACGATGACCGCTCCGGGCTTTCCGTCTCGCACATAGGCTGCCATGTCTTCCGGCGCGACGGATTGGGGGGGAAGGGCGGCGAGGGCGGTTAACAGGCTGGCGGCACTGCGGAAGAGGAATCGCTTGCCCTGACTGGCGGCTTGCAGCACATCGGCAGCAAACTGGTTTAGATCTGCCTGCGTCTCGGCATCGACTGCCACGCACTGATTGTTTTGCATCTGCATCAGGCGATCGAGCGTTCCCGATCGAATATCCGACAGCAAAAAGCGATCGACTTGGTTAGCGGCAATCCGTCCCTTCGTTTTTTCCTCTACATAGTCGGGCAGGTAGCTATGCTGGTAGCCGAAGACTGAATCTTTGGCGAATTCCGTTTCGTGTACCGGAGTGGGAACCCCATTGACGACCAGATAATGAATACTGTCGCGGGTGAAGCGTCCGCCCTCAAAGAAGGCTGGCGTCAGAAAATGGGCATCAAACGAACCTAGCTCCTCGGCGATCGCATCTGTCTCGATCGGGTAATGTCCGCGCAGCGTGGAGTCCGATCGGCTGACGACCAGAAAGTCTGTGATGCCTTCCTGGGCAATTGCCTGCTTAAGGTTCTGGCAAACTTCCCGCGTAGTGGAGAGGGCTTTTTCTGGGGGGAGGGCGCGGGTGTTGGTCAGCACAAAGAAGATGGGGGATTCGTCGGCTAAGCCCGATCGCAGCGTTTCAACGTCCCACTTCATCAGCAGCAAACAGCTATGGACGGTCTGTGACCCGGTTGGATCATCGTCCAGCACAACGATTTTGGGCTTTGAGGTGGGCTTTGAGGTCATAGCGGTTCTTGTTGCGTAGAGGGTTTGTCGCGTAGAGCAGGTTTTATTATCTCGTGAATTGGGAGGTGGGGAGTGGGGAGTGGGGAGTGGGGAGGAGTAGCGGTCTTTAGAACATCAAAACATTCTCTGAGACTTCGCTGGGAGTTTGGATGGCTTAGGGGAAAGATGAGAAAAAATGATGGAAATGGGGTTGGGTGGGCAAACTGGGGAAAGGTCTGTTTGGGAAGGCGATGTTTGATGAAGTTTCCTTGTGAATTCTTTGTGGATAATTCTTCGTGGATGCCGTTCAACCCTCTGCTTTAGAGCTATCATCTCTGTCAATTGACCTGATCAGGCAGGATGCTAAGGCTCTGGCGATCGGTTAAGATTCCCGAACTGGTGTTTCCGATATTTTTTAGTATGGGAAATTGGTCGCGTATTATCCGCGCATAATCAGGGACAGCGCAAGTTTACACAAGAGGTTGCAGAAGGCATGGGGCAACTGGACGATCGATCAGAAGAAAGGGTATCAGAGGCATTGCGCCGTTCCAGCGACGCGGAGGATTTGCTGCAAACGATGACGCAGGATCTTCGCAGCCTTCAGCAAGACCTGATTGCCCAAATGAGTCAAGACATTCGCCGCTTGCAGGCGGAGAAATCGCGTCTGCTCAACGATATTGAGAAGCTACAAAACCAGCAGCAAATGCTGGAATCCCAGTATGAAGTTGCGCTCTCTCGCCATCAACTCGCCCAGCAGCAAGCCTGGGCAAAGCAACTTGCCCTCACGCTGGCAAACCATCTCCACGCCGCCCTGAGCCAGCGACTCAATCAAATGGTGACGGTGCCACAGGAGGGTTCTGGTTCTAGCCTGCCGCAGATATCGGGAGGTGGGGCGATCGAGCCTGCGGAAACCCAGCGCCTGCTGGTATCTCTGGATGAAACCGTGAACCGCACCTTTGCCACCCTGAAGCACGATCTGTCGAGCTATGAGAGTGCCCTGTCGCAGCAGATCGATCGGATGCACAATCTGGGTCAGCAGGGTGAAGTAATTCTGGAAGTGCTGATCAAGCGGATTACGCAGCAGCTTCAAGTTGAGATGGCGCGGGGGAGTGTGCGTCCTGCCAGTCCTTCTGCGACTCGTGAAACTCCCCTGTCCGGCAATCTACCGGGGGATCTAGCAGGGAATCTACCCGGCAATCTATCCGGTAATCCGGTCATGCCGCCGAGCCTGCCGCCCACGGATCTTCCGCCGAACCCCAATTCCAACACGTTTGAGCAGGGGAATTCCTTCGAGCAGGGCAATCCCTTTGGGCAGGTCGCTCCTAATCCCTTTGAGCAGTTTGAACAGGTTGAACAGAGCGAAGCCCCGTTTCGAGAAGAGGAGTCTGAGCCGTCAGAGGAAGCTGAACTTCTCCCACCCCTTTCCCCAGAGCCGCATCCGGTCATCCCTCGTTCCCGTGGTCGCCGCCTGTCTCAGTTTCAGTTGGGGCTGGTGCTCATTCTGCTCTCAACGCTGGCTCTGTCCCTGCATAACGTATTGGTGGGCATTGTGGGGAATCCAAGTCGGCTGTTTGGCTTAATCCCGATCGGTGG from Leptolyngbya ohadii IS1 includes the following:
- the cax gene encoding calcium/proton exchanger, coding for MSIKNLTSFGLLIFIPISIAAEKLEWGALVVFITAAIAIVPLAIWLSTATEEVAVVSGPSIGGLLNAVFGNATELIIALVALKEGLVDIVKASITGTIISNLLLVMGLSMLLGGLRYKEQEFKPIVARVNGSTMTLAVTAIVLPATVISTSQGVAPQAISQLSATVAIVLIAVYALTLLFSLKTHSYLYEVGLVELEAGESGEHQEKPNLVLWIGVLLVATIGVAFESEIFVGAVEEATAGLGLTPLFTGVILLPLVGGAAEYVTAVRVAMKNNMDLSVSVAMGSSLLVALLVAPLLVLVGQAIGQPMDLNFNLFEVVAVTIAVIIANLISLDGRSNWLEGVLLLATYTVLGAAFYFHPPIGLAVN
- a CDS encoding ABC transporter substrate-binding protein, whose translation is MRKIAYLFRRIFYDRETEWGNVMRKVIGNLVRKGIQAVHRTIGSARISRFWQRGAAIGLAVMLTAIGLSSCNPARMRSQAASTPRLVISELSEPKTFNPVTSQEVTSIFGLTYDSLLSSNGLTGDLEPGFAESWEISPDQKQITFLMREGLKWSDGAPLTVDDVLFTFNDLLFNPKIPSSEADILRVGEQGIFPTVEKVDDRRVRFTVPEPFAPILRFAGGIPILPKHALEKSVTTLDGNGNPQFLSTWGTDTDPKELVGSGPYKISSYRVGERIIFDRNPNYWRKDAQGNPQPYIDQFVIQIVESTDAQLTQFRSRGLDVAGVTPDYFRLIKREEDRGNFTIYNGGPALTSLFMAFNLNQGTRNGKPLVDPIKSRWFNSLEFRQAVAHAIDRPTMINNIYQGLGVPQNSPINIQSPFYLPPEKGLPTYEYNIEQAKALLQKAGFKYNAQGQLLDADGNRVRFTMSTNAGNKIREASGSQIKQNLARIGIQVDFQPVAFNTLVRQMSDSLDWETMIMGLGGAGTEPDGGRNVWSPEGQLHLFNQNSSEGQTPIEGRVIADWEAEIGRLYVRGSQELNEERRKEIYNEIQKLTQQYVPMIYLVNPLALSAVRNDIEGVQFSALGGSLWNVYELKLDRG
- a CDS encoding rhodanese-like domain-containing protein, with amino-acid sequence MNLFFGIIPTPPPLRAKSRVYDLKARLDWGKPALTIIDVRDRSAFQLSHLLGAINMPLEELVDRALMSLELTRDIYVYSDMDEEAAAAAAALRNAGYFNVAELQGGLPAWKAVGYPIESGMFWLGA
- a CDS encoding transposase family protein; protein product: MPYRELERLSAGEFKRLCGVSRQTFDEMVEELRPHLERQGKRGGQNKLSVEDQLLVALEYWREYRTQFHIGTSWGMHETTVGRIIRKVEDILVKCGKFRLPSQRQLYQPGWEWKVLLVDVGEVEIERPKKNRNATTVASKNAIR
- a CDS encoding transposase family protein — translated: MEGAAGGCGRGRNRTPEKKQKRYYSGKQKCHTLKAQLLVDFDTGQVIATATDKGKTHDFKLLKRSRLPFVSSQLCLADRGYQGFAKRHAGACTPTKKPRKQPLAPDEKQHNRALAKLRVRVEHVIRRFKVFRIFSGRYRNRRRRFGLRLNLIAGLLNYELAHPS
- a CDS encoding type IV pilin-like G/H family protein; the protein is MAQSKEIQPKTQPKTQPNLIELSKQGDLDALTRLLNQFLQTHQVTAKIARHDRCFKVLLEGTEVPPPLLAKSLQTGLTRLAIPQIDRLEIYAKQTNASAVTWTKTVLLAPSGNVSPFSGFPVSDSAEISPSPANGAKLPAHDSAQESPNETCPRPYFALALLTTVLAFLPLGIAALLFAKRVQPLYQQQDYEGAKSASETAKILCIVGICLASPFYVAIGFLASGYFIFMAAQEKQTNILLELQAKTTVEAINRSQQVYWLENQQFATSFDQLQLSGGQNDRYRYEFAQVQPDRSIVTAIPSRSGLKSFSGIVYAPPTEIVLPANQFLRTSSLQSAICTADRPIAPDQIQLGGDQILCPATP
- the minE gene encoding cell division topological specificity factor MinE; translated protein: MLQQILDRIFPRSTTDKSSRDTARKRLQLVLAHDRIDLSPAMVEKMREEILEVVSRYVEIEPGESEFALENDQRTTVLIANLPIKRVKAEPVGQTPLTENFAPGSEFVADLSEAEFVADLPEAEFVADLPGAEFVTDLAEAAPPAEPPRTSTERPSQDL